The following are from one region of the Salvelinus alpinus chromosome 16, SLU_Salpinus.1, whole genome shotgun sequence genome:
- the LOC139540752 gene encoding latent-transforming growth factor beta-binding protein 4 isoform X1 yields MGSIEFLDRMWRSTAQPLTSSCWIGLWGKTTPHDLSRIWRRPWKKRVWQVETSLTQWTQIDYLLLGQEMMPRPRTHLLVLLAAICVAEPLTTPNGSDNEVLKHTEASLTKSQNLEVENTIGNFSRTEQGGGPAATPAASFNTTSTPAPAPTPTRQCPGNQVVLVGSEGCGCPVGMVNIAGENCACPVGYTLQRAAGCLDVDECKGEGPGPCSLHANCTNTPGSYLCKCLRGYLMGAGGCQDIDECALAEVTGLQACGSGADCRNTLGSFSCSCPVGYVMALDGHSCVDVDECSFEEQCRRELGNVCVNTPGSFVCQCQPGFRAEAPACIDVDECKETPEVCAGQGVCENTLGSYKCVCQRGYRGNGTYCEDENECASGRHGCDTNARCGNIIGSYFCQCYQGFNGDGYSCFDVDECALSNGHCEHNCTNEPGGYSCHCGTGYQLAQDGHNCTDVDECVVQNGTCEQVCTNTQGSFLCSCRPGYQLHIDRHSCVDIDECKLQNGGCSHTCTNTPGGHTCSCPAPLLLHADNISCVNVTSCDFRRGGCDHVCTVRAEGLLYCSCSAGWELGKDLRSCLDVNECGDFTNGGCEQLCQNHPGGFNCSCGEGYVARTDDPTKCQPVCDPPCQNYGACVAPHSCECPAGYPGPGCSAMCSPPCAHGGTCMRWNMCLCLPGWTGTGCHTAVCELPCANGGRCVGPESCHCPSDYTGPQCLSPLCTPACQNGGRCVDVNKCTCVGGWQGARCQIEPVQCQKPCKNGGVCVGLNRCRCISDFIGSLCETAVTTPCVPPCQHGATCSPHNKCTCPEGTAGIRCERLTCPVVTTVVSMARAVRKGVRESYVDRCGPLGVQLCTKYRINQARVYLQAYRVGYRVQCPEKNGR; encoded by the exons ATGGGAAGTATAGAATTCCTGGACAGGATGTGGAGGAGTACAGCACAGCCCCTTACGTCGAGTTGCTGGATTGGTTTGTGGGGAAAGACAACTCCACACGATTTATCTCGCATCTGGAGGAGACCGTGGAAGAAACGCGTTTGGCAAGTCGAAACCTCGCTCACCCAGTGGACCCAAATCGACTATCTGTTACTG GGTCAGGAGATGATGCCACGGCCTCGGACTCACCTTCTGGTGCTGCTGGCAGCGATATGTGTGGCAGAGCCCCTTACCACCCCCAATGGCAGCGACAACGAGGTCCTGAAACACACAGAGGCGTCACTCACCAAGAGCCAG AACCTAGAGGTCGAGAACACCATTGGGAACTTCAGTAGAACTGAGCAGGGGGGTGGACCAGCCGCAA CCCCGGCAGCCTCTTTCAACACCACATCTACCCCAGCCCCAGCTCCTACCCCCACCCGTCAGTGCCCAGGTAATCAGGTAGTGTTGGTGGGCAGCGAGGGCTGTGGATGCCCTGTTGGCATGGTGAATATTGCAGGAGAGAACTGCGCCTGCCCTGTGGGTTACACTCTGCAGCGGGCAGCAGGGTGCCTAG ATGTAGATGAGTGTAAAGGGGAGGGGCCAGGACCATGCAGTCTCCATGCCAACTGCACAAACACACCCGGCTCATACCTATGCAAATGTCTCCGTGGTTACCTGATGGGTGCAGGAGGATGCcaag atatTGATGAGTGTGCTCTAGCTGAAGTGACAGGGCTGCAGGCCTGTGGGTCTGGGGCAGACTGCAGGAACACCCTTGGATCCTTCTCATGTTCCTGTCCAGTTGGATACGTTATGGCTCTTGACGGACACAGTTGTGTGG ACGTTGATGAGTGCAGCTTCGAGGAGCAGTGTCGCAGGGAGCTGGGGAACGTGTGTGTGAACACCCCTGGTAGCTTCGTGTGTCAGTGTCAGCCTGGCTTCAGAGCAGAGGCCCCAGCCTGCATCG atGTGGATGAGTGCAAGGAAACTCCAGAGGTGTGTGCtggtcagggtgtgtgtgagaaCACTCTTGGGAGTTATAAGTGTGTCTGCCAAAGAGGTTACCGGGGCAATGGCACATACTGTGAAG ATGAGAATGAGTGTGCATCAGGGCGTCACGGTTGTGATACTAATGCTCGCTGTGGGAACATCATTGGCTCCTACTTCTGCCAGTGTTACCAGGGCTTCAATGGGGATGGCTACTCTTGCTTCG ATGTTGATGAGTGTGCCCTGAGCAATGGTCACTGTGAGCACAACTGCACCAACGAGCCAGGAGGCTACAGCTGCCACTGTGGCACAGGCTACCAGCTAGCCCAGGACGGACACAACTGCACAG ACGTTGATGAGTGTGTGGTGCAGAACGGGACGTGTGAGCAGGTGTGCACCAACACGCAGGGCTCCTTCCTGTGTTCCTGCCGACCTGGCTACCAGCTTCATATCGACCGCCACAGCTGTGTAG atATTGACGAGTGTAAGCTCCAGAACGGGGGCTGCTCCCACACCTGCACCAACACACCAGGGGGACACACATGTTCCTGTCCCGCCCCTCTACTGCTGCATGCGGACAATATCAGCTGTGTCA ACGTGACGTCGTGCGACTTTAGGAGAGGCGGCTGTGACCACGTGTGTACTGTACGCGCCGAGGGGCTTCTCTACTGTAGCTGCAGTGCAGGATGGGAACTGGGCAAGGACCTGAGGAGTTGCCTGG aTGTGAATGAGTGTGGGGACTTCACTAACGGCGGTTGTGAGCAGCTGTGTCAGAACCACCCTGGTGGCTTTAACTGCAGCTGCGGGGAGGGCTATGTAGCTCGTACCGACGACCCCACCAAGTGCCAAC CGGTGTGTGACCCCCCATGTCAGAACTATGGAGCGTGTGTGGCCCCTCACTCTTGTGAATGTCCTGCAGGTTACCCTGGTCCTGGCTGTTCAG CCATGTGCTCCCCGCCCTGTGCCCATGGAGGAACATGTATGCGCTGGAACATGTGTCTCTGCCTACCTGGCTGGACGGGGACCGGCTGTCACACAG ctGTGTGTGAGCTGCCCTGTGCCAACGGTGGTCGCTGTGTGGGTCCGGAGAGCTGCCATTGCCCCTCGGACTACACGGGCCCTCAGTGCCTCTCAC CTCTGTGCACACCAGCCTGTCAGAACGGAGGGAGGTGCGTAGATGTCAACAAATGCACGTGTGTCGGAGGGTGGCAAGGCGCTCGCTGCCAGATAG AGCCTGTGCAGTGCCAAAAGCCCTGTAAAAATGGTGGCGTGTGTGTGGGCCTCAACAGATGTCGTTGTATCAGTGACTTTATTGGGAGTCTCTGTGAGACAG CGGTGACCACCCCCTGTGTGCCCCCTTGTCAACACGGTGCCACCTGTAGTCCTCACAACAAGTGCACCTGTCCAGAGGGCACGGCTGGGATCCGCTGTGAGAGGCT GACGTGTCCTGTGGTCACTACTGTGGTCAGTATGGCCCGTGCTGTCAGGAAGGGTGTGAGGGAGAGTTACGTTGACCGCTGTGGACCCCTGGGAGTTCAGCTCTGCACCAAGTACAG GATCAACCAGGCGCGTGTGTATCTGCAAGCTTACAGGGTGGGCTATAGGGTCCAATGtcctgagaagaatgggagatga
- the LOC139540752 gene encoding latent-transforming growth factor beta-binding protein 4 isoform X2, with protein MGSIEFLDRMWRSTAQPLTSSCWIGLWGKTTPHDLSRIWRRPWKKRVWQVETSLTQWTQIDYLLLGQEMMPRPRTHLLVLLAAICVAEPLTTPNGSDNEVLKHTEASLTKSQNLEVENTIGNFSRTEQGGGPAATPAASFNTTSTPAPAPTPTRQCPDVDECKGEGPGPCSLHANCTNTPGSYLCKCLRGYLMGAGGCQDIDECALAEVTGLQACGSGADCRNTLGSFSCSCPVGYVMALDGHSCVDVDECSFEEQCRRELGNVCVNTPGSFVCQCQPGFRAEAPACIDVDECKETPEVCAGQGVCENTLGSYKCVCQRGYRGNGTYCEDENECASGRHGCDTNARCGNIIGSYFCQCYQGFNGDGYSCFDVDECALSNGHCEHNCTNEPGGYSCHCGTGYQLAQDGHNCTDVDECVVQNGTCEQVCTNTQGSFLCSCRPGYQLHIDRHSCVDIDECKLQNGGCSHTCTNTPGGHTCSCPAPLLLHADNISCVNVTSCDFRRGGCDHVCTVRAEGLLYCSCSAGWELGKDLRSCLDVNECGDFTNGGCEQLCQNHPGGFNCSCGEGYVARTDDPTKCQPVCDPPCQNYGACVAPHSCECPAGYPGPGCSAMCSPPCAHGGTCMRWNMCLCLPGWTGTGCHTAVCELPCANGGRCVGPESCHCPSDYTGPQCLSPLCTPACQNGGRCVDVNKCTCVGGWQGARCQIEPVQCQKPCKNGGVCVGLNRCRCISDFIGSLCETAVTTPCVPPCQHGATCSPHNKCTCPEGTAGIRCERLTCPVVTTVVSMARAVRKGVRESYVDRCGPLGVQLCTKYRINQARVYLQAYRVGYRVQCPEKNGR; from the exons ATGGGAAGTATAGAATTCCTGGACAGGATGTGGAGGAGTACAGCACAGCCCCTTACGTCGAGTTGCTGGATTGGTTTGTGGGGAAAGACAACTCCACACGATTTATCTCGCATCTGGAGGAGACCGTGGAAGAAACGCGTTTGGCAAGTCGAAACCTCGCTCACCCAGTGGACCCAAATCGACTATCTGTTACTG GGTCAGGAGATGATGCCACGGCCTCGGACTCACCTTCTGGTGCTGCTGGCAGCGATATGTGTGGCAGAGCCCCTTACCACCCCCAATGGCAGCGACAACGAGGTCCTGAAACACACAGAGGCGTCACTCACCAAGAGCCAG AACCTAGAGGTCGAGAACACCATTGGGAACTTCAGTAGAACTGAGCAGGGGGGTGGACCAGCCGCAA CCCCGGCAGCCTCTTTCAACACCACATCTACCCCAGCCCCAGCTCCTACCCCCACCCGTCAGTGCCCAG ATGTAGATGAGTGTAAAGGGGAGGGGCCAGGACCATGCAGTCTCCATGCCAACTGCACAAACACACCCGGCTCATACCTATGCAAATGTCTCCGTGGTTACCTGATGGGTGCAGGAGGATGCcaag atatTGATGAGTGTGCTCTAGCTGAAGTGACAGGGCTGCAGGCCTGTGGGTCTGGGGCAGACTGCAGGAACACCCTTGGATCCTTCTCATGTTCCTGTCCAGTTGGATACGTTATGGCTCTTGACGGACACAGTTGTGTGG ACGTTGATGAGTGCAGCTTCGAGGAGCAGTGTCGCAGGGAGCTGGGGAACGTGTGTGTGAACACCCCTGGTAGCTTCGTGTGTCAGTGTCAGCCTGGCTTCAGAGCAGAGGCCCCAGCCTGCATCG atGTGGATGAGTGCAAGGAAACTCCAGAGGTGTGTGCtggtcagggtgtgtgtgagaaCACTCTTGGGAGTTATAAGTGTGTCTGCCAAAGAGGTTACCGGGGCAATGGCACATACTGTGAAG ATGAGAATGAGTGTGCATCAGGGCGTCACGGTTGTGATACTAATGCTCGCTGTGGGAACATCATTGGCTCCTACTTCTGCCAGTGTTACCAGGGCTTCAATGGGGATGGCTACTCTTGCTTCG ATGTTGATGAGTGTGCCCTGAGCAATGGTCACTGTGAGCACAACTGCACCAACGAGCCAGGAGGCTACAGCTGCCACTGTGGCACAGGCTACCAGCTAGCCCAGGACGGACACAACTGCACAG ACGTTGATGAGTGTGTGGTGCAGAACGGGACGTGTGAGCAGGTGTGCACCAACACGCAGGGCTCCTTCCTGTGTTCCTGCCGACCTGGCTACCAGCTTCATATCGACCGCCACAGCTGTGTAG atATTGACGAGTGTAAGCTCCAGAACGGGGGCTGCTCCCACACCTGCACCAACACACCAGGGGGACACACATGTTCCTGTCCCGCCCCTCTACTGCTGCATGCGGACAATATCAGCTGTGTCA ACGTGACGTCGTGCGACTTTAGGAGAGGCGGCTGTGACCACGTGTGTACTGTACGCGCCGAGGGGCTTCTCTACTGTAGCTGCAGTGCAGGATGGGAACTGGGCAAGGACCTGAGGAGTTGCCTGG aTGTGAATGAGTGTGGGGACTTCACTAACGGCGGTTGTGAGCAGCTGTGTCAGAACCACCCTGGTGGCTTTAACTGCAGCTGCGGGGAGGGCTATGTAGCTCGTACCGACGACCCCACCAAGTGCCAAC CGGTGTGTGACCCCCCATGTCAGAACTATGGAGCGTGTGTGGCCCCTCACTCTTGTGAATGTCCTGCAGGTTACCCTGGTCCTGGCTGTTCAG CCATGTGCTCCCCGCCCTGTGCCCATGGAGGAACATGTATGCGCTGGAACATGTGTCTCTGCCTACCTGGCTGGACGGGGACCGGCTGTCACACAG ctGTGTGTGAGCTGCCCTGTGCCAACGGTGGTCGCTGTGTGGGTCCGGAGAGCTGCCATTGCCCCTCGGACTACACGGGCCCTCAGTGCCTCTCAC CTCTGTGCACACCAGCCTGTCAGAACGGAGGGAGGTGCGTAGATGTCAACAAATGCACGTGTGTCGGAGGGTGGCAAGGCGCTCGCTGCCAGATAG AGCCTGTGCAGTGCCAAAAGCCCTGTAAAAATGGTGGCGTGTGTGTGGGCCTCAACAGATGTCGTTGTATCAGTGACTTTATTGGGAGTCTCTGTGAGACAG CGGTGACCACCCCCTGTGTGCCCCCTTGTCAACACGGTGCCACCTGTAGTCCTCACAACAAGTGCACCTGTCCAGAGGGCACGGCTGGGATCCGCTGTGAGAGGCT GACGTGTCCTGTGGTCACTACTGTGGTCAGTATGGCCCGTGCTGTCAGGAAGGGTGTGAGGGAGAGTTACGTTGACCGCTGTGGACCCCTGGGAGTTCAGCTCTGCACCAAGTACAG GATCAACCAGGCGCGTGTGTATCTGCAAGCTTACAGGGTGGGCTATAGGGTCCAATGtcctgagaagaatgggagatga